The Actinomyces sp. oral taxon 414 genome has a segment encoding these proteins:
- a CDS encoding quinone-dependent dihydroorotate dehydrogenase: MLYDLMYKTVFTRIDPEVIHDICVRAIEVTSRVPLVRDAVRQLWGRRPAVPVPGADRGGPFARPVPGLLGLAAGMDKEGQAVEGMDMLGFGFIEVGTFTAWPQPGNDKPRMWRHPAMRAIRNRMGFNNSGADEAARRLRALRSTVRGRSIVVGANIGKTKAVALDDAVEDYRYSASRVARWVDYLVVNVSSPNTPGLRDLQNVKALRPILAAVREAADAAAHRHVPLLVKIAPDLADEDLDAVADLVLKMGLDGVVATNTTVDHDLGEGGLSGAPLLPRSLEVVRRLRSRLGEGPTIIGVGGISSIMDAELMLDAGADLLQAYTAFIYNGPAWPGRINRALATIQRPR; encoded by the coding sequence GTGCTCTACGACCTGATGTACAAGACCGTCTTCACCAGGATCGACCCCGAGGTCATCCACGACATCTGCGTGAGGGCCATCGAGGTCACGAGCAGGGTCCCCCTGGTGCGCGACGCCGTGCGCCAGCTGTGGGGCCGCCGCCCCGCCGTCCCGGTGCCCGGCGCCGACCGGGGCGGCCCCTTCGCCCGGCCCGTGCCCGGCCTGCTCGGACTGGCGGCCGGCATGGACAAGGAGGGGCAGGCCGTCGAGGGCATGGACATGCTCGGCTTCGGCTTCATCGAGGTCGGCACCTTCACCGCCTGGCCCCAGCCCGGCAACGACAAGCCCCGCATGTGGCGCCACCCCGCCATGCGCGCCATCCGCAACCGCATGGGCTTCAACAACTCCGGGGCCGACGAGGCCGCCCGCCGCCTGCGCGCCCTGCGCTCCACCGTGCGCGGGCGCAGCATCGTCGTCGGAGCCAATATCGGCAAGACCAAGGCCGTCGCCCTGGACGACGCCGTCGAGGACTACCGCTACTCGGCCTCGCGGGTGGCCCGCTGGGTCGACTACCTCGTCGTCAACGTCTCCAGCCCCAACACCCCCGGCCTGCGCGACCTGCAGAACGTCAAGGCGCTGCGCCCCATCCTGGCCGCCGTGCGCGAGGCCGCCGACGCCGCCGCCCACCGCCACGTGCCCCTCCTGGTCAAGATCGCCCCGGACCTGGCCGACGAGGACCTCGACGCCGTCGCCGACCTCGTCCTGAAGATGGGGCTGGACGGGGTCGTGGCCACCAACACGACCGTCGACCACGACCTGGGGGAGGGCGGGCTGTCGGGCGCCCCGCTGCTGCCGCGCTCGCTGGAGGTGGTCCGCCGCCTGCGCTCGCGGCTGGGGGAGGGGCCCACCATTATCGGCGTGGGCGGCATCTCCTCCATTATGGACGCCGAGCTCATGCTCGACGCCGGGGCCGACCTCCTTCAGGCCTACACCGCCTTCATCTACAACGGCCCCGCTTGGCCGGGGCGCATCAACCGCGCCCTGGCGACGATCCAGCGCCCCCGGTGA